Genomic segment of Pararhodobacter zhoushanensis:
ATAAGGCAGTATTTTCAAAAGCTTGCGGCTATAGTGGCGATCCCGGAAGGACTCGAACCCTCAACCACCTGATTAGAAGTCAGGTGCTCTATCCAGTTGAGCTACGGGACCGCTGGGTCTGTACATGCTTCACCCGGGCAGGGAAGGTCAAGACGTCGCGTGGCGGGTCACAGGGACAAGCTGTCTAAAGTCTCGGCCAGCAGGCTCAGGTTCTCGGGGTTCGAGAAGCGGTGATCGGCGCCTTTGACCAGTGTCAGGGTCATGTCGGGGCTGTCGGCATGGGCGAAGAGGCGCAGCGCGACCTCTTGCGGCACGTCCACATCCGCCGAGCCTTGCAGCAAGCGAACCGGGAAGGGCAGCGGCAGCGGGTCGCGCAGGACCAGCTGGCTGCGGCCTTCCTCGATCAGGCGGCGGGTGATGATGTAGGGGCCGCCGTCATACTCGGACGGCAGGGCGACGTGCCCGTCGCGTTCCAGCGCGGCGCGCTGGGGGGCGTCGAAGCTGGCCCACATGCTGTCTTCGGTGAAATCGGGGGCGGCGGCGATGCCGACCAGCGCTGCGATACGTTCTGGCATCGCCT
This window contains:
- a CDS encoding alpha/beta fold hydrolase, coding for MTDFLTTQQGRRLAYVLTPGTGPTVVFLGGFKSDMTGTKAQFLEGWAKERGRAFLRFDYSGHGQSSEDFLDGAIGDWAQDAVAAITALATGPLVLVGSSMGGWISLLTAKAMPERIAALVGIAAAPDFTEDSMWASFDAPQRAALERDGHVALPSEYDGGPYIITRRLIEEGRSQLVLRDPLPLPFPVRLLQGSADVDVPQEVALRLFAHADSPDMTLTLVKGADHRFSNPENLSLLAETLDSLSL